From the genome of Geobacter sp. SVR, one region includes:
- the modB gene encoding molybdate ABC transporter permease subunit: MPEFTSADYAAILLSLKVSVVATLLSLPFGFALAYAMTYRQFRGKVALDVIVNLPLTLPPVVVGYLLLIVLGQKGFIGQYILQPLGIKLIFTWKAAVIATAVVGFPLLVRSIRIGMETVDQGLIQASRTLGAGWFDSMLTVILPLSLRGIIAGSALMFARGLGEFGATIIVAGNMPGVTQTIPLAIYEYASSPSGDSMAMALCVISVIISVAVLLFHEYLSRRMIRGD, encoded by the coding sequence ATGCCTGAATTCACCTCTGCCGACTACGCCGCCATCCTGCTGTCACTCAAGGTCTCGGTCGTGGCGACCCTGCTGTCGCTGCCGTTCGGATTTGCATTGGCCTATGCCATGACCTACCGGCAGTTCCGCGGGAAGGTCGCTCTGGACGTGATCGTCAACCTGCCCCTGACCCTGCCGCCGGTGGTCGTCGGCTACCTCCTGCTGATCGTCCTGGGGCAGAAAGGGTTTATCGGGCAGTATATCCTGCAGCCGCTCGGCATCAAGCTGATCTTCACCTGGAAGGCGGCGGTGATTGCCACCGCCGTGGTCGGGTTTCCCCTGCTGGTGCGCTCGATCCGCATTGGCATGGAAACCGTCGACCAGGGCCTGATCCAGGCATCGCGCACCTTGGGCGCCGGCTGGTTCGACAGCATGCTGACGGTCATCCTGCCGCTTTCACTGCGGGGCATCATTGCAGGCTCGGCCCTGATGTTCGCCCGGGGCTTGGGGGAGTTCGGCGCTACCATCATCGTGGCCGGCAACATGCCGGGGGTGACCCAGACCATCCCGCTGGCGATCTATGAGTATGCCAGTTCGCCCAGCGGCGACAGCATGGCCATGGCGCTCTGCGTCATTTCCGTCATCATCTCGGTTGCGGTCCTGCTGTTTCACGAATATCTCAGCCGCCGCATGATCAGGGGGGACTGA
- the tpx gene encoding thiol peroxidase — protein MSERTGIITFKGNPMTLLGPALKVGDKAPDFTVVDNSLAPVTLAGSAGKIRIISTVPSLDTPVCDTETRRFNQEAAALPENVVVLTVSLDLPFAQKRWCGAAGIDRVTTLSDYRERSLGTAYGVVIKELVLMSRAVFVIDANDVIRYIQIVPEVTSEPDYAAVIVAVKNLL, from the coding sequence ATGTCAGAACGAACAGGCATCATAACATTCAAGGGAAATCCGATGACGCTGCTGGGGCCCGCATTGAAAGTGGGGGACAAGGCCCCCGATTTCACCGTGGTGGACAATTCGCTAGCCCCGGTAACGCTGGCCGGCTCGGCCGGCAAGATCAGGATCATCAGCACAGTTCCTTCGTTGGACACGCCGGTCTGCGATACCGAGACCAGGCGCTTCAACCAGGAGGCGGCAGCCCTGCCGGAAAACGTGGTTGTGCTGACCGTCAGCCTCGATCTCCCCTTTGCCCAGAAACGATGGTGCGGTGCTGCCGGCATAGACCGGGTGACCACGCTTTCCGACTACCGTGAACGCTCATTGGGCACTGCCTACGGTGTCGTCATCAAGGAACTGGTGCTGATGAGCCGGGCGGTGTTCGTAATCGACGCCAATGACGTGATCCGCTACATTCAGATCGTACCTGAGGTTACCAGCGAGCCCGATTACGCCGCCGTCATCGTGGCGGTAAAGAACCTGCTCTGA
- a CDS encoding flavodoxin family protein codes for MKVTAFNGSPRPDGNTALLIGHVLQSLKEEGIETEVVQVGGGRIHGCIACYKCFGAKDGRCAVDDDPVNNYIEKMRASDGIIIGSPTYFAAMTPETKALIDRCGMVSRANGDMFKRKAGAAVVAVRRAGAIHVFDGINHFFTIGQMIIPGSNYWNIGVGRNIGDVEQDEEGIKTMRELGVNMAWLLKRIKD; via the coding sequence ATGAAAGTTACCGCATTCAACGGCAGTCCCCGGCCTGACGGCAACACTGCCCTGCTGATCGGCCATGTGCTTCAGTCCCTGAAAGAGGAAGGCATTGAAACGGAAGTGGTACAGGTGGGAGGGGGCCGGATCCACGGCTGCATCGCCTGCTACAAATGCTTCGGAGCCAAGGATGGGCGTTGTGCCGTGGATGACGACCCGGTCAACAACTACATCGAGAAAATGCGGGCCTCCGACGGCATCATCATCGGTTCGCCGACCTATTTCGCTGCCATGACCCCCGAAACCAAGGCCCTGATCGACCGTTGCGGCATGGTATCGCGGGCAAACGGCGACATGTTCAAACGCAAGGCCGGCGCAGCGGTTGTGGCGGTCAGACGGGCCGGAGCCATTCACGTCTTCGACGGCATCAACCACTTCTTCACCATCGGCCAGATGATCATTCCCGGCTCGAACTATTGGAACATCGGCGTGGGCCGCAATATCGGGGATGTGGAACAGGATGAGGAAGGAATCAAAACGATGCGGGAGCTGGGGGTGAATATGGCCTGGCTGCTGAAGCGGATCAAGGACTGA
- a CDS encoding TOBE domain-containing protein, which yields MGCRKNDIELGANLWFQKSDRRYLGGERIYLLEKIDELGSITKAARSVGISYKTAWDAVNAINNLSGKPLVERQTGGKGGGGARLTQEGKRIVDQFRVVQEEHRKYLVNLEERLGDISGLDKFLRRIAMKVSARNVFAGTVSKITKGAVNAEVSLTIGGGAIVVATVTNGAVDNLGLKEGMDAYAIIKASSVIIGTDLHDATVSARNIFCGTVSKIIEGPVSTEVDVEIGGGNTISAVITHESSTRLDLKTGGHACALFKASSVILGVS from the coding sequence GTGGGATGCCGGAAGAACGATATCGAGCTTGGAGCGAACCTCTGGTTTCAGAAGTCGGACCGCCGGTATCTCGGTGGGGAACGCATCTATCTGCTTGAGAAAATCGACGAACTGGGCTCGATCACCAAGGCGGCCCGCTCTGTCGGTATCAGCTACAAAACCGCTTGGGATGCCGTGAATGCGATTAACAACCTGTCCGGAAAGCCTCTGGTCGAACGGCAGACAGGTGGGAAAGGGGGTGGAGGAGCCAGACTGACACAGGAAGGAAAGAGAATTGTCGATCAATTCCGAGTAGTTCAGGAAGAGCATCGAAAATATTTGGTAAACTTGGAAGAGAGGTTGGGAGACATAAGCGGTCTCGACAAATTCTTGAGGAGGATAGCCATGAAAGTCAGTGCTCGCAACGTTTTCGCCGGTACGGTCAGCAAAATCACCAAAGGGGCGGTCAATGCCGAGGTTTCGCTCACCATAGGAGGGGGAGCGATAGTGGTCGCCACTGTCACCAACGGCGCCGTCGACAATCTCGGTCTCAAGGAAGGGATGGATGCCTATGCCATCATCAAGGCAAGTTCCGTAATCATCGGCACCGATCTGCACGATGCCACGGTCAGCGCTCGCAATATTTTCTGCGGCACCGTTTCCAAGATCATCGAGGGTCCGGTGAGCACGGAGGTGGATGTGGAGATCGGCGGCGGCAATACGATAAGTGCCGTCATCACCCATGAAAGCTCAACGCGGCTGGACCTGAAAACCGGTGGCCACGCCTGTGCCCTGTTCAAGGCATCCAGCGTCATTCTCGGCGTAAGCTGA
- the modD gene encoding ModD protein — translation MLVTLPASDIERFIEEDLPYGDLTTHLLNIGSREGCITFATRHETTLCCTEEAAQVLSRCGARLTSCMPSGTLLSQGMEFLTATGPTHALHAGWKVALNLLEYASGIATRTRKIVDAARTVNPAITVLTTRKSFPGTKKTAIKAISAGGALPHRLGLSESILVFRQHTAFAGGLDVFLRTLPDLRVRAPEHKIIVEADTADEALMIARAGADIVQVDKLPSQELKVLVETIRGIDRTVKISAAGGIHEANASDYAATGVDMLVLSSVYFGKPADISVTITPCGTN, via the coding sequence ATGCTCGTTACACTGCCTGCATCAGACATTGAACGTTTTATCGAAGAAGATCTCCCCTACGGCGACCTGACCACCCACCTGCTGAATATTGGCAGCCGGGAGGGGTGCATCACGTTTGCTACCCGCCATGAAACCACCCTCTGCTGTACCGAAGAAGCCGCCCAGGTGCTTTCCCGCTGTGGCGCCAGGCTGACCTCCTGCATGCCAAGCGGCACGCTGCTGAGCCAGGGCATGGAGTTTCTGACAGCCACAGGACCGACACACGCGCTTCACGCCGGCTGGAAAGTGGCATTGAACCTTCTGGAATATGCTTCCGGAATAGCCACGCGAACCAGAAAAATCGTCGACGCGGCCAGAACGGTCAATCCGGCCATCACCGTTTTGACGACACGCAAATCGTTTCCCGGAACCAAAAAAACGGCCATCAAGGCCATAAGCGCCGGAGGCGCATTGCCGCACCGCCTCGGATTATCGGAGTCGATCCTGGTGTTCAGGCAGCATACCGCCTTTGCCGGCGGCCTGGATGTCTTTCTGCGTACGCTGCCCGATCTCCGGGTACGGGCGCCGGAACACAAGATTATCGTCGAGGCGGACACCGCCGATGAGGCTCTCATGATTGCCCGGGCCGGCGCCGATATCGTGCAGGTGGACAAATTGCCGTCCCAGGAATTGAAGGTTCTGGTCGAGACGATACGCGGCATCGACAGAACGGTGAAAATATCGGCTGCCGGCGGCATCCACGAAGCAAATGCGTCGGACTATGCCGCCACCGGCGTCGATATGCTGGTCCTGTCATCGGTCTATTTCGGCAAACCGGCGGACATCTCGGTAACCATTACCCCCTGCGGGACAAACTGA
- a CDS encoding efflux RND transporter permease subunit, with the protein MNLSKFFIDRPIFAGVISVIILLAGLISMFLLPISEYPEVVPPSVVVKARYPGANPKVIAETVATPLEEQVNGVENMLYMFSQAASDGTLTLTVSFKLGTDPDLATQLVQNRVNQALPRLPEVTRQLGVTTVKSSPDLTMVVHLNSPNERYDMLYLRNYALLNVKDQLAKIPGIGSVQMFGSGDYAMRIWLDPQKVAERGMTADEVVLALRRQNVQVAAGVIGGPPYAKGVEMQLPVNAQGRLTDPGQFAEVIIKRNNGVVTRLKDVARIEVDAAEYGLRSLLNNKPAVAIPIFQSPGSNAIEISDQVRSTMERLKKNFPAGLDYSIVYDPTIFVRGSIEAVVHTLLEAVALVVLVVILFLQTWRASIIPLLAVPISIVGTFGVMHVFGFSVNALSLFGLVLAIGIVVDDAIVVVENVERNIENGLSPREATIKAMGEVTGPIIAIALVLSAVFIPIAFISGLTGQFYRQFALTIAFSTIISAFNSLTLSPALSAVLLKAHDAPKDGLTRLMDRLFGPVFRGFNRLFHKSSERYGSGVGGILGRKSAALVVYALLLGATYLSFKAVPPGFVPTQDKQYLVSFAQLPDGATLERTEKVIRTMSDLALKEPGVESAVAFPGLSINGFINSPSAGIVFVTLKPFEERKSKDLSGLAISQKLQQKFNGVNDAFIAIFPPPPVQGLGTIGGFKLQVEDRTDQGYEALNQAMKAVQAKAAKTPELAGVFSSYNIGTPQIYADLDRTKAAQLGVDVQDVFDTMQIYLGSLYVNDFNKFGRTYQVIAQADQQFRSKPSDILKLQTKNFEGRMVQLGSIVRISETTGPDSAMRYNAFRSADLNGAPAPGYSTGQAQSAITRILNETLPKGMGFEWTDLTYQQILSGNTAILVFPICVLLVFLVLAAQYESLFLPIAVILIVPMCVFSAIVGVWLTHGDNNLFTQIGLFVLIGLACKNAILIVEYARELELGGRATVAAAIEAARLRLRPILMTSFAFIMGVVPLVLSSGAGAEMRHAMGIAVFSGMLGVTFFGLFLTPVFYVVMRVLEKRVTKTEEVHHHVTEEEVRHNV; encoded by the coding sequence ATGAATCTGTCCAAATTCTTCATCGACCGCCCCATTTTCGCCGGCGTAATCTCTGTCATCATCCTGTTGGCCGGCCTGATCTCGATGTTTCTTTTGCCTATCTCCGAATACCCTGAGGTGGTGCCTCCCTCGGTCGTCGTCAAGGCCCGCTATCCGGGTGCCAACCCCAAGGTCATCGCTGAGACCGTAGCAACCCCTTTGGAAGAGCAGGTCAACGGCGTGGAGAACATGCTCTACATGTTCTCCCAGGCGGCCAGCGACGGAACCCTCACCCTCACCGTCAGCTTTAAGTTGGGCACCGATCCCGACTTGGCGACGCAACTCGTGCAGAACAGGGTGAACCAGGCTCTGCCGCGGTTGCCGGAGGTGACCCGCCAGCTCGGCGTCACCACGGTGAAAAGCTCGCCTGATCTCACCATGGTGGTGCACCTCAACTCGCCCAACGAGCGCTACGACATGCTCTACCTGCGCAACTACGCCCTTTTGAACGTGAAGGACCAGTTGGCGAAGATCCCCGGCATCGGAAGCGTACAGATGTTCGGTTCGGGCGACTATGCCATGCGCATATGGCTCGATCCCCAAAAGGTAGCGGAGCGCGGCATGACCGCGGACGAGGTAGTGCTCGCCCTGCGTCGGCAAAACGTTCAGGTGGCGGCGGGAGTGATCGGCGGCCCTCCCTATGCAAAGGGGGTCGAGATGCAGTTGCCGGTTAATGCCCAAGGGCGCCTGACCGACCCGGGGCAGTTCGCCGAAGTCATCATCAAGCGCAACAACGGCGTTGTGACCCGGCTTAAGGACGTGGCGCGCATTGAAGTGGACGCCGCCGAGTATGGGCTGCGCTCGCTTCTCAACAACAAACCGGCGGTCGCCATCCCGATCTTCCAATCCCCCGGCTCTAACGCCATAGAGATCTCGGACCAGGTACGCAGCACCATGGAAAGGCTCAAGAAGAACTTTCCGGCCGGGCTCGATTACAGCATCGTCTACGACCCGACCATCTTCGTGCGCGGCTCGATCGAAGCCGTGGTACATACCCTCTTGGAGGCGGTCGCCCTGGTAGTCTTGGTGGTGATCCTCTTCCTGCAGACCTGGAGAGCCTCCATCATCCCGCTCCTGGCGGTGCCGATCTCCATCGTCGGCACCTTCGGGGTGATGCACGTTTTCGGCTTCTCCGTCAACGCCCTCTCGCTGTTCGGCCTGGTGCTGGCCATCGGGATCGTGGTGGACGACGCCATCGTGGTGGTGGAGAACGTGGAACGCAACATAGAGAACGGGCTCTCGCCGCGCGAGGCAACCATCAAAGCCATGGGCGAGGTCACCGGTCCGATCATCGCCATCGCCCTGGTGCTGAGTGCCGTTTTCATCCCCATCGCCTTCATAAGCGGGCTAACCGGTCAGTTCTACCGGCAGTTCGCCCTGACCATCGCCTTTTCGACGATCATTTCCGCCTTCAACTCCCTCACCTTGTCGCCGGCGCTCTCAGCGGTCCTCCTGAAGGCGCACGACGCCCCCAAGGATGGGCTTACCCGGCTGATGGACCGGTTGTTCGGCCCGGTGTTCCGGGGCTTCAACCGCCTGTTTCACAAAAGCTCGGAGCGGTACGGCAGCGGCGTAGGCGGCATTTTGGGCCGCAAGTCGGCCGCCCTGGTCGTCTACGCACTGCTTCTGGGTGCCACCTACCTGAGCTTCAAGGCGGTACCACCCGGCTTCGTGCCGACCCAAGACAAGCAGTACCTGGTGAGCTTCGCCCAACTGCCCGACGGCGCAACCCTGGAGCGCACCGAAAAGGTGATCCGCACCATGTCCGACCTGGCGCTCAAGGAACCGGGGGTGGAAAGTGCGGTCGCCTTCCCTGGTCTTTCCATCAACGGGTTCATCAACAGCCCCTCGGCGGGAATCGTCTTCGTGACCTTGAAGCCCTTCGAGGAGCGCAAGTCCAAGGATCTCTCAGGCCTGGCAATCTCGCAAAAGCTGCAGCAGAAGTTCAACGGGGTGAACGATGCCTTCATTGCCATCTTTCCGCCCCCTCCGGTGCAGGGGCTCGGCACCATCGGCGGCTTCAAGCTGCAGGTGGAGGACCGCACGGACCAGGGCTACGAGGCCCTCAACCAGGCAATGAAGGCGGTACAGGCCAAGGCGGCCAAGACGCCGGAACTGGCAGGAGTGTTTTCCAGCTACAACATCGGCACCCCCCAGATCTACGCCGATCTGGACCGCACTAAGGCGGCGCAGTTGGGCGTAGACGTGCAGGACGTCTTCGATACCATGCAGATCTACCTGGGCTCGCTCTACGTCAACGACTTCAACAAGTTCGGACGCACCTACCAGGTCATCGCGCAAGCCGATCAACAGTTCCGCTCCAAGCCGAGCGACATACTGAAGCTGCAGACCAAGAACTTCGAGGGGCGCATGGTGCAATTGGGCTCCATCGTCCGCATATCCGAAACGACCGGGCCGGACAGCGCCATGCGCTACAACGCCTTCCGGTCGGCCGATCTCAACGGCGCACCGGCACCGGGATACTCCACCGGTCAGGCCCAGTCGGCCATTACCCGAATACTCAACGAGACCCTGCCCAAGGGGATGGGCTTTGAATGGACTGATCTCACCTACCAGCAGATCCTCTCCGGCAACACGGCCATTCTGGTGTTCCCGATCTGCGTGCTCCTGGTCTTTCTGGTCCTCGCCGCACAGTATGAGAGTCTCTTTCTCCCCATAGCCGTCATTCTGATCGTGCCGATGTGTGTCTTTTCCGCCATCGTCGGCGTTTGGCTCACACACGGTGACAACAACCTGTTCACCCAGATAGGGTTGTTCGTCCTGATCGGCCTTGCATGCAAGAACGCGATTCTGATCGTCGAATACGCCCGCGAACTGGAGTTGGGTGGCAGGGCTACGGTTGCCGCTGCTATCGAGGCTGCCCGGCTGCGGCTCAGGCCGATCCTGATGACCTCGTTCGCCTTCATCATGGGCGTGGTGCCCCTGGTGCTTTCCTCGGGAGCCGGGGCCGAAATGCGGCATGCCATGGGGATCGCCGTTTTCTCGGGCATGCTGGGAGTCACCTTCTTCGGGCTGTTCCTGACGCCGGTCTTCTACGTCGTGATGCGCGTGCTGGAAAAGCGCGTCACCAAAACGGAGGAGGTGCACCACCATGTAACCGAGGAGGAGGTCCGTCACAATGTATAA
- the modA gene encoding molybdate ABC transporter substrate-binding protein, whose amino-acid sequence MKRKFVTMLAAVASVLCFSSSLLAGEINLFVAASMKEVINEISDSYTKAHPGITFKKNYGASGALAKQIENGAPADIFISANTEWMDYLKARKLADEKSIATFAYNVLVFAGKPDLKTGSLQEVVKLEKIAIGSPKSVPAGEYAMEAFKKAGIDKQLEKKLVMAKDVRECLMYADRGEVDGAFVYKTDALQVAKNAKILFVVPQEYYPRVTYPMSLTVAGVKKTEAAAFHAALQSAEAKSVLRKHGFIVQ is encoded by the coding sequence ATGAAAAGAAAGTTCGTTACGATGTTGGCAGCTGTTGCGTCCGTGCTCTGTTTTTCGTCATCGCTCTTGGCCGGCGAGATCAACCTGTTCGTGGCTGCCAGCATGAAGGAAGTGATAAATGAAATTTCGGACAGTTATACCAAAGCCCATCCCGGCATCACCTTCAAAAAGAATTACGGCGCGTCCGGCGCCCTTGCCAAGCAGATCGAAAACGGTGCACCGGCCGATATCTTCATTTCCGCCAATACGGAGTGGATGGATTATCTGAAGGCCAGGAAACTGGCTGACGAGAAGAGCATCGCAACCTTTGCCTATAACGTGCTGGTATTTGCCGGCAAGCCGGACCTGAAAACCGGCAGCCTGCAAGAGGTCGTGAAGCTGGAGAAGATTGCCATCGGCAGTCCGAAGAGCGTGCCGGCCGGCGAATATGCCATGGAAGCCTTCAAGAAGGCCGGAATCGACAAGCAGTTGGAAAAGAAACTGGTCATGGCAAAGGATGTGCGTGAATGCCTGATGTATGCGGACCGTGGCGAGGTTGACGGCGCCTTTGTCTACAAGACCGATGCCCTGCAAGTAGCCAAGAACGCCAAGATTCTTTTTGTCGTGCCCCAGGAGTACTACCCGCGTGTCACCTACCCGATGTCCCTGACGGTCGCCGGGGTCAAAAAAACCGAGGCAGCGGCTTTCCATGCCGCGCTGCAGTCGGCCGAGGCGAAGAGCGTGCTCAGGAAACACGGATTCATCGTTCAGTAG
- a CDS encoding efflux transporter outer membrane subunit has protein sequence MYKRKQTSVVLLLFAGLLAACSGPLGPQSSGIVTPSFWHRLTGTAPATENAIPLTASPEAEVDHTWWTSFGDQTLDTLVAEALANNKTLQIATARVEQARAGRGAARAQLFPQVNGVAGAQRGNQGFATANQSIGIAGADIEASWEIDLFGRNRSRAAAAAAILESSEANRQAVRVALLAEVARNYFDLRNYERQLLLTKQNLETQKKTLELVQVQFQGALASDFDVQRAGAQVSSTEALIPSLQTAYDAALNRLNVLLGQPPGSRDEIIKRAEALKPLDHRILIAAPAKVLAARPDVLAAERRFAAAISTKAAVRAELLPNISLTALFGAQASTPFSATPWGVGISLVQPILNFGRIEAQIDMAEALQREAFLNYQQTVLEALENMENSLSGYLHETARNASLSSEVAQNRKAVELARQQYTNGYTGLLDVLVAVRNQLESESNLAASDANLRKDLVNIYAAAGGGWGI, from the coding sequence ATGTATAAAAGAAAACAGACATCCGTCGTACTTTTGCTGTTTGCCGGGCTGCTTGCGGCCTGCAGCGGACCACTGGGACCACAATCATCAGGGATCGTCACCCCTTCATTCTGGCATCGCCTGACCGGTACGGCCCCGGCCACCGAGAATGCCATACCCCTCACGGCAAGCCCCGAAGCAGAGGTTGACCATACATGGTGGACCAGCTTCGGCGATCAGACCCTCGACACCCTGGTGGCGGAAGCACTCGCCAACAACAAGACCCTGCAGATCGCCACGGCGCGCGTAGAGCAGGCACGGGCCGGACGTGGCGCCGCCCGTGCGCAGCTCTTTCCCCAGGTGAACGGGGTCGCCGGCGCCCAACGCGGCAACCAGGGCTTTGCCACTGCCAACCAGTCGATCGGAATCGCCGGAGCCGATATCGAGGCCAGTTGGGAAATCGACCTGTTCGGCCGCAACAGGTCCCGTGCCGCCGCTGCAGCGGCCATCCTGGAATCGAGCGAGGCAAACCGGCAGGCCGTCCGGGTAGCCCTCTTGGCGGAGGTAGCGCGCAACTACTTTGACCTGCGCAATTACGAGCGCCAACTCCTGTTGACCAAGCAGAATCTGGAAACCCAGAAAAAGACCCTGGAACTAGTCCAGGTGCAGTTTCAGGGAGCACTCGCCAGCGACTTCGACGTACAGCGTGCCGGCGCTCAGGTTTCCTCCACCGAGGCGCTGATCCCTTCGCTACAAACGGCCTACGACGCGGCGCTCAACCGGCTGAACGTTCTCTTGGGTCAGCCTCCGGGGAGCAGGGATGAGATCATCAAGCGCGCGGAAGCGCTCAAGCCTTTGGACCACCGCATTCTGATCGCAGCACCGGCCAAGGTCCTGGCGGCCCGTCCGGATGTGCTCGCCGCCGAACGGCGGTTTGCCGCCGCCATCTCGACCAAGGCCGCGGTACGGGCGGAACTCCTCCCCAACATCTCGCTGACCGCACTGTTCGGTGCCCAAGCTTCGACTCCATTTTCCGCCACGCCTTGGGGAGTCGGCATCAGCCTGGTGCAGCCGATCCTCAACTTCGGACGCATCGAGGCGCAGATCGACATGGCGGAAGCCCTCCAGCGCGAAGCCTTTCTGAACTACCAACAGACTGTGCTGGAGGCTCTGGAAAACATGGAGAACTCCCTTTCCGGTTATCTGCACGAAACCGCACGCAACGCCTCACTCTCCTCCGAGGTCGCACAGAACCGCAAGGCGGTCGAACTGGCCAGACAGCAGTACACCAACGGTTATACGGGCTTGCTGGACGTGCTGGTTGCGGTACGCAACCAGCTCGAATCGGAATCGAATCTGGCCGCGTCGGATGCCAACCTCAGAAAGGACCTGGTCAACATCTACGCCGCGGCCGGAGGAGGTTGGGGTATCTGA
- the modC gene encoding molybdenum ABC transporter ATP-binding protein, translating to MDLRVSVAKRFGPFDLQVDFAVSQDRVGVFGPSGSGKSTLVALIAGLQQPDEGTIRLDGETLYGAGCNKAPEQRRIGIIFQHPHLFPHLSVRGNLLYGHRRCAADNRRIDFDSLVEVLQIGHLLERGVNRLSGGEKQRVAIGRAVLSNPRLLLMDEPLSALDDSLRFQIIRHLKTVCEAFRIPYLFISHSLLEMRLMSDSVLVFERGALVTQASGEQLARTRMGQSPVGYINILTVSLLCRSEGLYSYQWGHNELFISAGNDRQEAMFELSSKDIILFKRHPEAISARNLLAGTVVDIFNSDGRVGVELLCGGERLIAEVVDQAAEELGIVIGCELYAAVKASAFRRLN from the coding sequence ATGGACCTGCGGGTATCGGTTGCGAAAAGGTTCGGTCCCTTTGACCTGCAGGTCGACTTTGCCGTCTCTCAGGACAGGGTGGGTGTCTTTGGCCCGTCAGGCAGCGGCAAGTCCACTCTAGTTGCCCTGATAGCCGGATTGCAGCAACCGGACGAGGGGACCATCCGGCTCGACGGTGAGACGCTGTACGGGGCAGGGTGCAACAAAGCACCGGAACAGCGTCGCATCGGCATCATATTCCAGCATCCCCATCTGTTTCCTCACCTGAGCGTCAGGGGCAACCTGCTGTATGGCCACAGACGCTGCGCTGCCGATAACCGACGGATCGATTTCGACAGCCTGGTGGAGGTCCTGCAGATCGGGCACCTGCTGGAGCGGGGGGTGAACCGGCTGTCCGGAGGCGAAAAACAGCGGGTTGCCATCGGCCGGGCAGTCCTGTCCAATCCGCGTCTGCTGCTGATGGACGAACCGCTCTCGGCGCTGGACGACAGCCTGCGATTCCAGATCATTCGCCATTTGAAAACCGTGTGTGAAGCCTTCCGCATTCCCTACCTGTTCATCTCCCACTCCCTGCTTGAAATGCGGCTGATGTCGGACTCTGTCCTGGTATTCGAGCGCGGGGCACTGGTTACGCAGGCGAGCGGAGAACAGCTGGCCCGCACCCGCATGGGGCAGAGTCCGGTCGGCTACATAAACATTCTCACGGTGAGCCTCCTCTGCCGGAGCGAGGGGTTATACTCCTATCAATGGGGACACAACGAACTGTTTATCTCAGCGGGCAATGACCGGCAGGAAGCGATGTTCGAGCTTTCATCCAAAGATATCATCCTCTTCAAACGGCATCCGGAGGCCATAAGCGCCCGCAATCTGTTGGCCGGCACTGTTGTCGATATTTTCAATTCAGACGGCAGGGTCGGTGTGGAACTGCTCTGTGGGGGCGAAAGGCTGATTGCCGAGGTTGTGGATCAGGCGGCTGAAGAGTTGGGTATCGTGATCGGGTGCGAATTGTATGCAGCGGTCAAGGCTTCCGCTTTCCGAAGGTTGAACTGA